From a region of the Streptomyces venezuelae genome:
- a CDS encoding ferritin-like domain-containing protein codes for MNDPTPGSVDLPVPEGKIFPRNLTARAAHVVRGNPSGSRPESGVDNCFPGLEFDQRNLEKAFFPGLTVDFHHSSGSRVLAVTGGIAAAQGITDADLDAGTPQDPRPLYLWAVCGRTTVDQEEQDAPVFHATERTGLELWRRVHDLLPGRVAVVLGRTPGSTSPGAFWVPDGGLNRWRTDDRSEVQRDEAGVLEVAILVADRARYLDPDGVIDPEVYQPGDLTRSLCAPWQYDFRECGCYYWAASKPDISNSSDGVHRNLNFQRRDRTTQPPEPDIPTIRGRGAKELDHPALIANWNVLPVVLNGREDDSMELPDWSGLQPMTRAKVIRELERLAGVEHALCLEYLYAHYSLDAPPVFDPAVHDPATPEGARVRKIYAAAAEVFSVAVDEMRHLRWVNEMLGTLGRPLRLQPPRPDTVIQLQTGRRFELKPLTPEQLDWFIAVERPSAVTADPQGIDGMYVKLHETIVRCPELFPEADRLAHLVKLIIDEGNDHYRRFTAVKEHLADLSPDDYLRPLRTEPDTPLDRQLVELSALNYTMLLGALEATLKRGDTAGGVLIEQARRTMYNLHELNHLLASRGVAPRFTALPPAPLPAGDQASASASAPAPAPVPTSAPVPAGAPDPEPDGGRTVLAAARASGPVRQSINALAVDGVRAMMTRHQADTEALIAAFSLR; via the coding sequence ATGAACGACCCCACTCCCGGAAGCGTCGACCTCCCCGTACCCGAAGGGAAGATCTTCCCCCGCAACCTCACCGCCCGGGCCGCCCACGTCGTCCGCGGCAACCCGTCCGGCTCCCGCCCGGAGAGCGGTGTCGACAACTGCTTCCCCGGCCTGGAATTCGACCAGCGCAACCTGGAGAAGGCGTTCTTCCCCGGCCTGACCGTCGACTTCCACCACAGCAGCGGATCGCGGGTGCTGGCCGTCACCGGCGGAATCGCCGCCGCCCAGGGCATCACCGACGCCGACCTGGACGCGGGAACACCGCAGGACCCGCGGCCGCTCTACCTGTGGGCCGTCTGCGGGCGCACCACCGTGGACCAGGAGGAGCAGGACGCACCCGTCTTCCACGCGACCGAGCGGACCGGCCTGGAGCTGTGGCGCCGGGTGCACGACCTGCTCCCGGGCCGGGTGGCCGTCGTCCTCGGCCGCACCCCCGGCAGCACCTCCCCGGGGGCGTTCTGGGTACCGGACGGCGGCCTCAACCGCTGGCGGACGGACGACCGCAGCGAGGTGCAGCGCGACGAGGCCGGGGTACTGGAGGTGGCGATCCTGGTCGCGGACCGGGCCCGCTACCTCGACCCGGACGGGGTCATCGACCCCGAGGTGTACCAGCCCGGCGACCTCACCCGAAGTCTCTGCGCGCCCTGGCAGTACGACTTCCGCGAATGCGGCTGCTACTACTGGGCCGCCTCCAAGCCGGACATCTCCAACAGCTCCGACGGCGTGCACCGCAACCTCAACTTCCAGCGCCGCGACCGCACCACCCAGCCGCCCGAGCCCGACATCCCCACGATCCGGGGCCGCGGCGCCAAGGAGCTCGACCACCCCGCCCTGATCGCGAACTGGAACGTGCTCCCCGTCGTCCTCAACGGCCGCGAGGACGACAGCATGGAACTGCCGGACTGGTCCGGCCTCCAGCCCATGACGCGCGCGAAGGTGATCCGGGAGCTGGAACGGCTCGCCGGCGTCGAGCACGCGCTCTGCCTCGAATACCTCTACGCGCACTACTCCCTGGACGCCCCGCCCGTCTTCGACCCGGCCGTGCACGACCCGGCCACGCCCGAAGGCGCGCGGGTCCGGAAGATCTACGCCGCCGCCGCGGAGGTGTTCTCCGTCGCGGTGGACGAGATGCGCCATCTGAGATGGGTCAACGAGATGCTCGGCACGCTCGGCCGGCCGCTGCGGCTCCAGCCGCCCCGTCCCGACACCGTCATCCAGCTCCAGACGGGCCGGCGCTTCGAGCTCAAGCCGCTCACACCCGAACAGCTCGACTGGTTCATCGCCGTGGAGCGCCCCAGCGCGGTGACCGCCGACCCGCAGGGCATCGACGGGATGTACGTCAAACTGCACGAGACCATCGTCCGCTGCCCGGAACTCTTCCCCGAGGCGGACCGGCTGGCGCACCTCGTCAAGCTCATCATCGACGAGGGCAACGACCACTACCGACGCTTCACGGCGGTCAAGGAGCACCTCGCGGATCTCTCCCCTGACGACTACCTCCGGCCGCTGCGCACCGAACCGGACACGCCGCTGGACCGCCAGCTGGTCGAACTGTCGGCTCTGAACTACACCATGCTGCTCGGTGCGCTGGAAGCCACGCTGAAACGGGGCGACACCGCGGGCGGCGTGCTGATCGAACAGGCCCGCCGGACGATGTACAACCTCCACGAGCTCAACCACCTCCTCGCGTCACGCGGCGTCGCACCCCGCTTCACCGCGCTTCCCCCGGCGCCCCTGCCCGCCGGTGACCAGGCGAGCGCGTCCGCGTCCGCTCCGGCTCCCGCCCCCGTTCCGACGTCCGCGCCGGTACCCGCGGGAGCGCCCGACCCGGAGCCGGACGGCGGCCGGACCGTCCTGGCCGCCGCCCGGGCCTCAGGCCCCGTACGGCAGAGCATCAACGCACTCGCCGTCGACGGAGTACGGGCCATGATGACCCGCCATCAGGCCGACACCGAAGCGCTGATCGCCGCCTTCAGCCTGCGATGA
- a CDS encoding FGGY family carbohydrate kinase, with product MTGPVLAVDQGTSGTKALVVCPVRGVIGSGSAPVRPRYLPGGRVEVTPGELLDSVVGAGRAALAAAGEPVVAVGLANQGETVLAWDPATGEPLTDAIVWQDRRAEQLCTDLAPHAPALREITGLPLDPYFAAPKMAWIRCHLTRSGVVTTSDVWLVHRLTGAFVTDAATAGRTQLLDLDTTRWSEAALDAFGLAGERLPEVVDADTHVGTTTAFGPELPLTGLLVDQQAALLAQRVTEPGTAKCTYGTGAFLLAQTGPRPLRSTSGLVGCVAWRLAGRTSYCLDGQVYTAASAVRWLTDLGVISGAADIDTVGGSVPDAGGVTFVPALAGLAAPWWRGDLRGSVTGLGLDTTAGHLVRALCDGVAAQVAELADAVAADLGAPLTSLRVDGGLTRSALLMQAQADLLGIPVEVSALPDVTALGAGAVARLGLDPSLTVAEVVPEWKPSAVYEPRADAARAAERRARFRGAVAALLGDAPA from the coding sequence ATGACGGGCCCGGTGCTCGCTGTCGATCAAGGTACCTCGGGAACCAAGGCGCTGGTCGTCTGTCCGGTACGCGGGGTCATCGGCTCCGGATCCGCCCCCGTACGGCCCCGCTACCTGCCGGGCGGCCGCGTCGAGGTCACCCCCGGCGAACTGCTGGACTCGGTCGTCGGCGCCGGACGCGCCGCCCTGGCGGCGGCGGGGGAGCCCGTCGTGGCGGTCGGCCTCGCCAACCAGGGCGAAACCGTGCTCGCCTGGGATCCGGCGACCGGTGAACCACTGACCGACGCGATCGTCTGGCAGGACCGGCGCGCCGAACAGCTCTGCACCGATCTGGCCCCGCACGCACCGGCCCTGCGGGAGATCACCGGTCTGCCGCTCGACCCGTACTTCGCCGCCCCCAAGATGGCCTGGATACGCTGCCACCTGACCCGGAGCGGCGTCGTGACGACCAGCGACGTCTGGCTCGTCCACCGCCTCACCGGCGCGTTCGTCACCGACGCGGCGACCGCCGGCCGCACCCAGCTGCTCGACCTCGACACCACCCGCTGGTCGGAGGCGGCGCTCGACGCCTTCGGCCTCGCGGGGGAGCGGCTGCCGGAGGTCGTCGACGCGGACACCCACGTCGGCACCACCACGGCGTTCGGCCCCGAACTTCCGCTGACGGGACTGCTCGTGGACCAGCAGGCCGCGCTGCTCGCGCAGCGGGTCACCGAGCCCGGCACCGCCAAGTGCACCTACGGCACGGGCGCGTTCCTTCTCGCGCAGACCGGCCCGCGCCCCCTGCGCAGCACCTCCGGCCTGGTCGGCTGCGTGGCCTGGCGGCTCGCCGGCCGGACCAGCTACTGCCTGGACGGGCAGGTCTACACGGCCGCCTCCGCCGTACGCTGGCTCACCGACCTCGGCGTGATCTCCGGCGCCGCCGACATCGACACCGTGGGCGGGAGCGTCCCGGACGCCGGCGGCGTCACGTTCGTCCCCGCGCTCGCCGGGCTCGCCGCTCCCTGGTGGCGCGGTGACCTGCGGGGCTCGGTCACCGGTCTGGGCCTCGACACCACCGCCGGACACCTGGTGCGCGCCCTGTGCGACGGGGTCGCCGCCCAGGTGGCGGAGCTCGCGGACGCGGTCGCCGCAGACCTCGGCGCCCCGCTGACCTCCCTGCGGGTCGACGGCGGGCTGACCCGGTCCGCGCTGCTCATGCAGGCCCAGGCCGACCTCCTGGGGATCCCCGTGGAGGTCTCCGCGCTGCCGGACGTCACCGCGCTCGGCGCCGGCGCCGTCGCCCGGCTCGGGCTCGACCCCTCGCTCACCGTCGCCGAGGTCGTCCCGGAGTGGAAGCCGTCCGCCGTCTACGAGCCGCGGGCCGACGCCGCACGGGCGGCGGAGCGTCGCGCACGCTTCCGCGGGGCGGTCGCGGCCCTGCTCGGTGACGCACCGGCATGA
- a CDS encoding amino acid permease, which translates to MGGFGNFAISFSVISVLSGCMTLYGFGMGSGGPAVMLWGWIGVGLFVLCVGLALAEVTSAYPTSGALYYMADRLGGRRWGWYTGWLNLLGLLGAIAGIDYGAALFTGAFLNLRFGFVPTPGSTFLIFLCILLLHAALNLFGVRLVSVLNSISVWWHLGGVAVIVGALAFIPDNHQSASFVFTEFVNDTGWANPFYVAAVGLLLAQYTFSGYDASAHLSEETSNASVSAAKGIVRAIWVSWIAGFALLAGLTFAIQDYAAVQGSATGVPPAQIFIDALGSGGATALLLVVIVAQLFCGNAEVAAASRMVFAFSRDNALPGSALWRKVSGRTQTPVPAVWLAVAVAGVLALPSLYSATAYGAVTAINVIGITPAYAIPIYLRLRAGNRFEPGPWHLGRWSKPVGWIAVVWVALVTVLFCLPQKSPVTIDSMNYAVIALAVVLVLASIWWYVARRSYGTPAAYGNAREQAEIAEDIV; encoded by the coding sequence ATGGGCGGCTTCGGCAACTTCGCCATCAGCTTCTCCGTCATATCCGTCCTCTCCGGATGCATGACGCTGTACGGCTTCGGCATGGGTTCCGGCGGCCCGGCCGTGATGCTGTGGGGCTGGATCGGCGTAGGCCTCTTCGTGCTCTGCGTGGGACTCGCCCTGGCCGAGGTGACCAGCGCCTACCCCACCTCCGGCGCGCTCTACTACATGGCCGACCGGCTCGGCGGCCGCCGCTGGGGCTGGTACACGGGCTGGCTGAACCTGCTCGGCCTGCTCGGCGCCATCGCCGGTATCGACTACGGCGCGGCCCTGTTCACCGGCGCCTTCCTCAACCTCCGCTTCGGGTTCGTGCCCACGCCCGGTTCGACGTTCCTGATCTTCCTGTGCATCCTGCTGCTGCACGCCGCGCTCAACCTCTTCGGGGTCCGCCTCGTCAGCGTCCTCAACTCCATCAGCGTCTGGTGGCACCTGGGCGGCGTCGCCGTGATCGTCGGGGCCCTGGCCTTCATCCCCGACAACCACCAGTCGGCGTCGTTCGTCTTCACCGAGTTCGTCAACGACACCGGCTGGGCCAATCCGTTCTACGTGGCGGCGGTCGGCCTGCTGCTCGCCCAGTACACCTTCTCCGGCTACGACGCCTCCGCGCACCTGTCGGAGGAGACCTCCAACGCCTCCGTCTCCGCCGCCAAGGGCATCGTCCGGGCCATCTGGGTCTCCTGGATCGCCGGTTTCGCCCTGCTCGCCGGCCTCACCTTCGCCATCCAGGACTACGCCGCCGTCCAGGGCAGCGCCACCGGCGTCCCGCCCGCCCAGATCTTCATCGACGCGCTGGGCTCCGGCGGCGCCACCGCCCTGCTCCTCGTCGTCATCGTCGCGCAGCTCTTCTGCGGCAACGCCGAGGTCGCCGCCGCAAGCCGGATGGTCTTCGCGTTCAGCCGTGACAACGCGCTCCCCGGCTCCGCCCTGTGGCGCAAGGTCAGCGGCCGGACCCAGACGCCGGTGCCCGCCGTGTGGCTCGCCGTCGCCGTCGCGGGCGTACTGGCCCTGCCCTCGCTGTACTCGGCCACCGCGTACGGGGCCGTCACCGCCATCAACGTCATCGGCATCACCCCGGCCTACGCCATCCCGATCTACCTGCGCCTGCGTGCCGGCAACCGCTTCGAGCCCGGACCCTGGCACCTGGGCCGCTGGAGCAAGCCGGTCGGCTGGATCGCCGTCGTCTGGGTGGCGCTCGTCACCGTCCTGTTCTGTCTGCCGCAGAAGTCCCCCGTCACCATCGACTCGATGAACTACGCGGTCATCGCCCTGGCGGTGGTCCTGGTCCTGGCCAGCATCTGGTGGTACGTCGCCCGCCGCTCGTACGGCACCCCCGCGGCCTACGGCAACGCCCGCGAGCAGGCCGAGATCGCCGAGGACATCGTCTGA
- a CDS encoding D-alanyl-D-alanine carboxypeptidase family protein, which produces MSIRSSGRRTGAGAAALAIGASVLLVPTAAGSPRAEPLPPRPASAVDASLLHRSGTHVRARQGAPALPDDVSALSWLVADAGTGAVLAAHDAHRRLPPASTLKTLFALTALPHLPGSGRHTVTDAELDEVPEGSSTVGLSADHTYRVADLWRGVFLSSGNDAVHVLAEMNGGWDVTSAQMQAKARALGARDTTVVSPDGFDADGQASSAYDLAVFGRTGLADPAFAEYAATADAQFPGGTHTDGTPTWTYGIENTNRLVTGQDGLGRYPGIIGVKNGYTSQAGFTLIAAARRDGRTLVATVMNPQWGGANAVYEEARSLLDWGFAAAGHVDPVGSLDPPAPPDAPRTVAADVVAAGRVDVGRPVVYGLSAAVVAALAALGGAAVLRHRRGLR; this is translated from the coding sequence ATGAGCATCAGATCCTCTGGGCGCAGGACCGGCGCGGGCGCCGCGGCCCTGGCCATCGGCGCATCGGTTCTCCTCGTGCCGACGGCCGCGGGCTCGCCGCGGGCCGAGCCGCTGCCGCCTCGGCCCGCCTCCGCCGTCGACGCATCGCTGTTGCACCGGTCCGGGACCCACGTACGGGCGCGGCAGGGGGCGCCCGCACTGCCGGACGACGTGTCCGCCCTGTCCTGGCTGGTGGCGGACGCCGGAACGGGTGCGGTGCTCGCGGCCCACGACGCACACCGCCGGCTGCCGCCGGCCAGCACCCTCAAGACCCTCTTCGCCCTCACCGCGCTGCCCCACCTGCCCGGCTCGGGCCGGCACACGGTCACCGACGCCGAGCTGGACGAGGTGCCGGAGGGAAGCAGCACGGTGGGTCTGTCCGCGGACCACACCTACCGGGTGGCCGACCTGTGGCGGGGCGTGTTCCTCAGTTCGGGCAACGACGCCGTCCACGTACTGGCCGAGATGAACGGCGGCTGGGACGTCACGTCGGCGCAGATGCAGGCCAAGGCGCGGGCCCTGGGCGCACGGGACACCACCGTCGTCTCCCCGGACGGCTTCGACGCGGACGGCCAGGCCTCCTCCGCCTACGACCTCGCCGTCTTCGGCCGTACGGGCCTCGCCGACCCGGCCTTCGCCGAGTACGCGGCGACGGCCGACGCGCAGTTCCCCGGCGGCACCCACACCGACGGCACGCCCACCTGGACGTACGGGATCGAGAACACCAACCGTCTGGTGACCGGTCAGGACGGGCTGGGCCGCTACCCGGGGATCATCGGGGTCAAGAACGGCTACACCTCCCAGGCCGGTTTCACGCTGATCGCGGCCGCCCGCCGGGACGGCCGCACCCTGGTCGCGACGGTGATGAACCCCCAGTGGGGCGGCGCGAACGCCGTGTACGAGGAAGCGCGGTCCCTGCTGGACTGGGGGTTCGCCGCGGCGGGACACGTGGATCCGGTCGGATCGCTCGACCCCCCGGCGCCGCCCGACGCGCCGCGCACCGTCGCCGCCGACGTGGTCGCGGCGGGCCGTGTCGATGTGGGCAGGCCGGTGGTCTACGGCTTGTCGGCCGCGGTCGTCGCCGCGTTGGCGGCGCTCGGCGGGGCGGCGGTCCTGCGCCACCGCCGGGGCCTTCGCTGA
- a CDS encoding nucleoside deaminase yields MTVTAHIQEANIQDLKRTWLDEAIRLATNSVANGGGPFGALVAKGDEIVAIGNNRVTSTLDPTAHAEVTALRAACQELDTFSLEGCVLVTSCEPCPMCLSSALWARVDRIVFCADRHDAAVAGFDDRKFYDLFEKQPASQWPLAIEHLDLPNRTAPFDAWVAKTDRIDY; encoded by the coding sequence GTGACCGTGACCGCGCACATCCAAGAAGCGAACATCCAGGACCTCAAGCGCACCTGGCTGGACGAGGCGATCAGACTGGCCACGAACAGCGTGGCGAACGGCGGCGGGCCGTTCGGCGCCCTGGTCGCCAAGGGCGACGAGATCGTGGCCATCGGGAACAACCGGGTCACCTCCACCCTGGACCCGACCGCTCACGCCGAGGTGACCGCGCTGCGTGCCGCGTGCCAGGAGCTGGACACCTTCTCGCTCGAAGGCTGCGTCCTGGTCACCTCGTGCGAACCCTGTCCGATGTGTCTTTCCTCGGCGCTGTGGGCCCGGGTCGACCGGATCGTCTTCTGCGCCGACCGCCACGACGCCGCGGTGGCCGGTTTCGACGACCGCAAGTTCTACGACCTGTTCGAGAAGCAGCCCGCGTCGCAGTGGCCGCTGGCGATCGAGCACCTGGACCTGCCCAACCGTACGGCGCCGTTCGACGCCTGGGTGGCCAAGACCGACCGCATCGACTACTGA
- a CDS encoding radical SAM/SPASM domain-containing protein: MSVLLQIGRRPPEHDPRSGTAAGPLGLQTETRVFRSAHGAHLFVADGSRIYDLPEAAADRLEARLSAARDPAQDAALAAELGLPLWGGPGGPTAPRIDGTPAAVPPLSSLSLNVMQACNLSCGHCYADEGRFGGSARAMPRETAFAAVDRLLAEAAPGAGVVVGFMGGEPLLARDLVHEVVTYATRAGAATGHAVRFALTTNLTTVRPADAELLAAHPFTVAVSLDGDRAGHDALRRAPGGGSAYDRLRAGLEVLERYGRPRHLSARVSVTPYTRRLIDVLEHGIGLGFDEVGFAAVVSAPDAAYEIGPAAFTGFLDQMTECGEAALRELGAGRPYPFGNFQTAMYELHTGGHRPYPCGAGAGYLSASAEGGLYACHRLVDDPAFAMGSLTQGPDQGARAAHLAARHVDRAEPCRSCWARYLCGGGCYHEVSRRGRTGCDYIRGWLAFCLRAYVELSQSAPRFFRQTAVSDLPADPAALAR; encoded by the coding sequence GTGAGCGTACTGCTCCAGATCGGCCGCCGCCCGCCGGAACACGACCCGCGGTCCGGCACCGCAGCCGGCCCGCTCGGGCTCCAAACCGAGACCAGGGTGTTCCGCAGCGCCCACGGGGCCCACCTGTTCGTCGCCGACGGCAGCCGGATCTACGACCTCCCGGAAGCGGCCGCGGACCGACTGGAGGCACGGCTGTCCGCCGCCCGGGACCCCGCGCAGGATGCCGCCCTGGCCGCGGAACTCGGCCTGCCGCTGTGGGGCGGGCCGGGCGGGCCGACGGCACCGCGGATCGACGGCACCCCGGCCGCCGTGCCGCCGCTGTCCTCCCTCTCCCTCAACGTGATGCAGGCCTGCAACCTCAGCTGCGGCCACTGCTACGCCGACGAGGGCCGGTTCGGCGGCTCCGCCCGGGCCATGCCCCGCGAGACCGCGTTCGCGGCCGTGGACCGGCTCCTCGCGGAGGCCGCGCCCGGAGCCGGCGTCGTCGTCGGCTTCATGGGCGGCGAACCGCTGCTCGCCCGGGACCTGGTGCACGAGGTCGTCACCTACGCGACCCGGGCCGGAGCCGCCACCGGGCACGCCGTCCGCTTCGCGCTCACCACCAACCTCACCACGGTCCGGCCCGCCGACGCGGAACTCCTCGCCGCCCACCCGTTCACCGTCGCCGTCAGCCTGGACGGCGACCGGGCCGGTCACGACGCACTGCGCCGGGCTCCGGGCGGGGGCAGCGCCTACGACCGGCTGCGGGCCGGACTGGAGGTCCTGGAACGGTACGGAAGGCCGCGCCACCTCTCGGCACGCGTCAGCGTCACCCCGTACACCCGCCGGCTGATCGACGTACTGGAGCACGGCATCGGTCTCGGCTTCGACGAGGTCGGCTTCGCCGCCGTGGTGAGCGCCCCGGACGCCGCGTACGAGATCGGCCCCGCCGCCTTCACCGGATTCCTGGACCAGATGACCGAGTGCGGGGAAGCGGCGCTGCGCGAGCTGGGGGCGGGCCGCCCGTACCCCTTCGGCAACTTCCAGACGGCCATGTACGAACTCCACACGGGCGGCCACCGCCCCTACCCCTGCGGCGCCGGCGCCGGATACCTCAGCGCCTCCGCCGAGGGCGGCCTCTACGCCTGCCACCGGCTCGTCGACGATCCGGCCTTCGCCATGGGCTCGCTCACCCAGGGACCCGACCAGGGCGCCAGAGCGGCCCATCTCGCGGCCCGCCACGTGGACCGGGCCGAGCCCTGCCGGTCCTGCTGGGCCCGTTACCTGTGCGGCGGCGGCTGCTACCACGAGGTCAGCCGGCGCGGCCGGACCGGCTGCGACTACATCCGCGGCTGGCTGGCCTTCTGTCTGCGCGCCTACGTCGAACTCTCCCAGTCCGCACCGCGGTTCTTCCGTCAGACGGCGGTGTCCGACCTGCCGGCCGACCCGGCTGCCCTGGCCCGCTGA
- a CDS encoding NAD(P)/FAD-dependent oxidoreductase translates to MSRDRGVDVLVVGAGPAGLAVAARLAGAGAGRVEVLERDQEPGGIPRRCRHGGFGDPVRPWLDGPAYVRQALRAATAAGATVRTGVSATGWAGPLTLETTSPAGLERITARAVVLATGARERPRSARLVPGTRPAGVLTTGELQQSVHLYGQDIGRRAVVVGAEPVARHAVHTLRRAGAQVVAMVTDRPRGAAVPGVPLLTATTLGELHGRGRLSGVTVRHADGRCGILTCDTVVFTGDWIPDHELARRGGVAVDPGTRGPSVDASFRTSAPGVFAVGNLLHGVERAATAAAEGHAAAVPVLARLSGEPWPEPGPVLTVRAPLLWVAPNRLTDPGRRPLLLRSGEPLTAPVLTAAQDGRLLWRRRFPVRMAPSRSLRLASAWTDRVDRSGGPVVLGIG, encoded by the coding sequence GTGAGCCGCGACCGCGGGGTCGACGTCCTCGTCGTCGGCGCCGGCCCCGCCGGGCTGGCCGTGGCCGCCCGCCTCGCCGGTGCGGGCGCCGGCCGTGTGGAGGTCCTCGAACGCGATCAGGAGCCGGGCGGGATCCCTCGGCGCTGCCGTCACGGCGGCTTCGGGGACCCCGTACGCCCCTGGCTCGACGGGCCCGCGTACGTACGGCAGGCCCTACGGGCGGCCACGGCGGCCGGGGCGACGGTCCGTACCGGTGTCAGCGCCACCGGCTGGGCCGGCCCGCTGACCCTGGAGACCACGAGCCCGGCCGGCCTGGAGCGGATCACGGCCCGGGCCGTCGTCCTCGCCACGGGCGCCCGCGAGCGGCCCCGCAGCGCCCGGCTGGTTCCGGGCACCCGGCCGGCGGGCGTACTGACCACCGGCGAGCTGCAGCAGTCGGTCCACCTGTACGGCCAGGACATCGGCCGGCGGGCCGTCGTGGTGGGTGCCGAGCCGGTGGCCCGCCACGCCGTACACACCCTGCGCCGGGCGGGAGCGCAGGTCGTGGCCATGGTCACGGACCGCCCCCGCGGCGCCGCAGTACCGGGAGTTCCGCTGCTCACGGCCACGACGCTGGGTGAACTGCACGGCCGGGGACGCCTGTCGGGCGTGACCGTGCGCCACGCGGACGGCCGCTGCGGGATCCTCACGTGCGACACGGTGGTCTTCACCGGCGACTGGATCCCCGACCACGAGCTGGCGCGCCGCGGCGGCGTCGCCGTGGACCCGGGCACCCGGGGCCCCTCGGTGGACGCCTCCTTCCGTACCTCGGCGCCGGGGGTCTTCGCCGTCGGCAACCTGCTCCACGGTGTCGAGCGCGCCGCCACCGCGGCCGCGGAAGGCCACGCCGCCGCGGTCCCCGTCCTGGCCCGACTCTCGGGCGAGCCGTGGCCGGAGCCCGGTCCCGTGCTGACGGTCCGGGCCCCGCTGCTGTGGGTGGCGCCGAACCGGCTCACGGACCCCGGGCGCCGGCCGCTGCTGCTGCGGTCGGGGGAGCCGCTGACCGCCCCGGTGCTGACGGCCGCCCAGGACGGCCGGCTGCTGTGGCGACGGCGGTTCCCGGTCCGGATGGCGCCGTCGCGGTCGCTGAGACTGGCGTCGGCGTGGACGGACCGGGTCGACCGGTCGGGCGGTCCGGTCGTGCTGGGCATCGGCTGA
- a CDS encoding FAD-dependent oxidoreductase: MTVTGSGAVTARGAVTTGGALPAGEYDVTVVGAGVVGTAIARELARLPLRIALVDAADDVGEGTSKANTAILHTGFDAVPGSLESRLVRDGYRLLSAYAAETGIPVEPLGALLVAWDEEQLAALPGLAEKAVRNGYHAARIVPAAEVRAREPELGPGALGALDVPGESVVCSWTTPLAYATQAVRSGVHLHLNCRVRNVLSDQAHTLVTSRGPLRTRYLVNAAGLYADEIDRLLGHEDFAVTPRRGQLIVFDELARGLVRHILLPVPGALGKGVLVSPTVYGNVMLGPTAEDLDDKTDTGSTAGGLALLREKGRRILPALLEEEVTAVYAGLRAATGDDDYAIRSHPAQRYVTAGGIRSTGLTASMAIAAHVVELLAEAGLAVSGAREPVPVRMPNLGEAFLRPYRDAGLIARDPEYGRIVCHCERVTRGEIRDALASTVPPGSPDGLRRRTRARAGRCQGFHCGAAVRALFEEGRG, from the coding sequence ATGACCGTCACCGGCAGCGGTGCCGTCACCGCCAGGGGTGCCGTCACGACCGGCGGCGCCCTGCCCGCCGGGGAGTACGACGTGACGGTCGTCGGCGCCGGCGTGGTGGGCACGGCGATCGCCCGCGAACTGGCCCGGCTCCCGCTGCGGATCGCCCTGGTCGACGCGGCCGACGACGTCGGTGAGGGCACCTCGAAGGCCAACACCGCCATCCTGCACACCGGTTTCGACGCGGTGCCCGGATCCCTGGAGTCCCGGCTGGTCCGGGACGGATACCGGCTGCTCTCCGCGTACGCCGCCGAAACCGGCATCCCGGTGGAGCCGCTCGGGGCGCTCCTCGTCGCCTGGGACGAGGAGCAGCTGGCCGCACTGCCGGGTCTCGCGGAGAAGGCCGTACGCAACGGCTACCACGCGGCCCGGATCGTCCCGGCCGCAGAGGTGCGGGCCCGCGAGCCGGAGCTGGGGCCCGGGGCGCTGGGAGCGCTCGACGTGCCGGGGGAGTCCGTCGTCTGTTCCTGGACGACGCCACTCGCGTACGCCACGCAGGCCGTACGCTCCGGCGTGCACCTCCACCTCAACTGCCGGGTGCGGAACGTCCTTTCGGACCAGGCCCATACCCTGGTCACGAGCCGGGGCCCCCTGCGCACCCGGTACCTGGTGAACGCGGCCGGTCTGTACGCCGACGAGATCGACCGGCTCCTCGGCCACGAGGACTTCGCCGTGACGCCCCGGCGCGGCCAGCTGATCGTCTTCGACGAGCTCGCCCGCGGCCTGGTGCGGCACATCCTGCTGCCCGTACCGGGTGCCCTCGGGAAGGGGGTACTGGTGTCGCCGACGGTGTACGGGAACGTGATGCTCGGGCCGACCGCCGAGGACCTGGACGACAAGACGGACACCGGGTCGACCGCCGGGGGACTCGCGCTGCTGAGGGAGAAGGGCCGGCGGATCCTGCCGGCCCTCCTGGAGGAAGAGGTCACCGCCGTGTACGCGGGCCTGCGGGCCGCCACCGGCGACGACGACTACGCGATCCGGTCCCACCCCGCGCAGCGGTACGTCACCGCGGGCGGGATCCGTTCCACGGGCCTGACGGCCTCGATGGCCATCGCCGCCCATGTCGTGGAACTGCTCGCGGAGGCCGGCCTGGCGGTGTCGGGGGCCCGGGAGCCGGTTCCGGTGCGGATGCCGAACCTGGGCGAGGCCTTCCTCCGGCCCTACCGCGACGCCGGGTTGATCGCACGGGACCCGGAGTACGGCCGGATCGTCTGCCACTGCGAGCGCGTGACGCGCGGGGAGATCCGCGACGCGCTGGCCTCCACCGTCCCGCCCGGTTCGCCGGACGGCCTGCGGCGGCGCACCCGCGCACGGGCGGGCCGCTGCCAGGGCTTCCACTGCGGGGCCGCCGTCCGCGCGCTGTTCGAGGAGGGCCGGGGGTGA